In Microtus pennsylvanicus isolate mMicPen1 chromosome 12, mMicPen1.hap1, whole genome shotgun sequence, the following proteins share a genomic window:
- the LOC142832240 gene encoding adenylate kinase isoenzyme 1-like isoform X2: protein MATKYGFCHVGLGQLLREEAQRSTKRGRKIRDIMQQGLLVPTVGRAPNVVMVFDCSMETMVRRVLQRGQVEHRADDSESTIHKRLETYYTLCEPVLAFYQQKNLLRNILAEEAPESIFAKCCLVIESLQ, encoded by the exons ATGTGGGGCTGGGCCAGCTGCTGCGGGAGGAGGCTCAGAGGAGCACCAAGCGGGGCCGGAAGATCCGGGACATCATGCAGCAGGGACTTCTGGTGCCCACG GTGGGCAGGGCCCCCAACGTAGTCATGGTATTTGACTGCTCCATGGAGACCATGGTGCGCAGAGTGTTGCAACGTGGACAGGTGGAGCACCGGGCAGACGATTCAGAATCGACTATCCACAAGCGTCTAGAAACATACTACACCCTGTGTGAGCCCGTCCTGGCCTTCTACCAGCAAAAGAACCTTCTGCGAAAC ATCTTGGCTGAAGAAGCCCCCGAGAGCATTTTTGCCAAGTGCTGCTTGGTCATTGAGAGTCTGCAGTGA
- the LOC142832240 gene encoding adenylate kinase isoenzyme 1-like isoform X1 — MATKYGFCHVGLGQLLREEAQRSTKRGRKIRDIMQQGLLVPTGLILDMVSDSLLSRPESSGFLIDGFPRELEQAKEFERIVGRAPNVVMVFDCSMETMVRRVLQRGQVEHRADDSESTIHKRLETYYTLCEPVLAFYQQKNLLRNILAEEAPESIFAKCCLVIESLQ, encoded by the exons ATGTGGGGCTGGGCCAGCTGCTGCGGGAGGAGGCTCAGAGGAGCACCAAGCGGGGCCGGAAGATCCGGGACATCATGCAGCAGGGACTTCTGGTGCCCACG GGTCTCATTCTGGACATGGTCAGTGACAGCCTGTTGTCTCGTCCAGAGAGCAGCGGTTTTCTCATCGATGGCTTCCCTAGAGAGCTGGAACAGGCCAAAGAGTTTGAGCGAATT GTGGGCAGGGCCCCCAACGTAGTCATGGTATTTGACTGCTCCATGGAGACCATGGTGCGCAGAGTGTTGCAACGTGGACAGGTGGAGCACCGGGCAGACGATTCAGAATCGACTATCCACAAGCGTCTAGAAACATACTACACCCTGTGTGAGCCCGTCCTGGCCTTCTACCAGCAAAAGAACCTTCTGCGAAAC ATCTTGGCTGAAGAAGCCCCCGAGAGCATTTTTGCCAAGTGCTGCTTGGTCATTGAGAGTCTGCAGTGA